One region of Armigeres subalbatus isolate Guangzhou_Male chromosome 3, GZ_Asu_2, whole genome shotgun sequence genomic DNA includes:
- the LOC134228051 gene encoding zinc finger BED domain-containing protein 5-like yields the protein MDKWLLKIHKSSNVETEQKSDIASGSSGTRRKIEDDEKPSTSVKKKTRKYDPEYLQYGFTENNECELPRPQCVICFEVLANESLRPNKLLRHLQTKHFEWKDRAVDFFVAKEKALRVSRKNIQSFTKVSEKAMIASYHLSLKVARSGKAHTIGESLILPAIKETVSIMFGEKYAHEIEAIPLSNNTVARRIDEMSDWAEDQLVSRIQASTHFSLQLDESTDVEGLSQLIVFVRYFWNDNIHEEMLFCEPIMRGTSDEIFEKLNSFVKAKNLEWEKCVGVCTDGARAMCGRNSGVVTRILKLCPNASWTHCSLHREALVAKTLSDDFKNVLNTTVKIVNFVKTKPLQSRLFEKLCEDMGSDFTSLLLHTEVRWLSRGRVLTRVLELREELAIFLQGKENFSIVSPITASDTSSAKPTILLSWVAAKSKLVVHPVQELDQILGTRILCSAVAMASKLALLNAFFVYRDHCAVPISSSLLRTPSQHSRALFELHPP from the exons ATGGATAAGTGGTTGCTGAAGATACATAAAAGTAGTAACGTAGAGACAGAACAGAAAAGTGATATTGCCAGTGGATCCAGTGGAACGCGGAGAAAAATAGAAGATGATGAGAAACCTAGCACTAGTGTGaagaaaaaaacgagaaagtaTGACCCCGAATATCTGCAATATGGTTTCACGGAAAACAACGAATGCGAACTACCGCGGCCTCAATGTGTGATTTGTTTTGAAGTGTTGGCCAATGAAAGCTTGCGTCCTAACAAGTTGCTACGTCATCTCCAAACTAAGCACTTTGAGTGGAAGGATAGAgctgttgatttttttgttgcaAAAGAAAAGGCACTCAGGGTATCCAGGAAAAACATACAGTCATTCACGAAAGTTTCCGAAAAAGCTATGATTGCATCTTACCATTTAAGTTTGAAAGTAGCGCGTTCTGGTAAAGCCCACACAATTGGTGAAAGTTTGATTCTTCCGGCTATTAAGGAAACGGTTTCAATAATGTTTGGTGAAAAATACGCACATGAAATTGAAGCTATTCCTCTTTCGAATAACACAGTAGCGAGAAGGATCGATGAAATGTCCGACTGGGCCGAGGATCAGCTGGTAAGCAGAATACAGGCAAGTACCCATTTTTCATTGCAACTAGATGAGTCAACTGATGTCGAAGGACTATCGCAGCTGATAGTGTTTGTCCGATATTTTTGGAATGATAATATCCATGAAGAAATGTTATTTTGCGAGCCAATTATGCGAGGAACAAGtgacgaaatttttgaaaagctGAATTCTTTCGTCAAGGCCAAAAATCTGGAATGGGAGAAATGCGTAGGTGTGTGTACAGATGGAGCACGTGCAATGTGTGGAAGAAACAGTGGAGTTGTGACGCGGATTTTGAAACTATGTCCGAATGCTTCTTGGACTCATTGCAGCTTGCATCGGGAGGCGCTGGTGGCTAAAACACTATCGGATGATTTTAAAAACGTGTTAAATACTACAGTGAAGATTGTAAACTTCGTGAAAACTAAGCCACTACAATCTCGCTTATTTGAGAAGCTTTGTGAAGATATGGGAAGCGATTTTACATCTTTGTTGCTTCACACGGAAGTTCGATGGCTGTCCAGAGGTAGGGTACTGACAAGAGTACTTGAACTGCGCGAGGAGCTAGCAATTTTTCTGCAAGGGAAAGAAAACTTCTCAAT AGTCTCGCCCATCACCGCtagtgacacgtcgtccgcaaaacccacgattttaCTTTCCTGGGTAGCTGCAAAGTCAAAACTCGTCGTACATCCCGTTCAAGAGTTGGACCAA ATATTGGGGACCCGCATTCTGTGCAGCGCCGTCGCGATGGCTTCAAAGCTGgcgctgttgaacgcgttcttcGTCTATCGTGACCACTGCGCAGTACCGATCTCCTCGTCTCTTCTGCGGACGCCTTCTCAGCACTCTCGAGCACTGTTCGAATTGCATCCACCGTAG